One genomic segment of Desulfomicrobium sp. ZS1 includes these proteins:
- the siaD gene encoding biofilm regulation diguanylate cyclase SiaD, with the protein MSPLHLNDNLEEQIEALLTADTPVDGWKEPLRELFQRYMDQQRLLDRLTHIADRFQAAERERSQGYLVNYEKKVRQLEKIVRISDQYQTMLHQLKERLEHASNYDSLTNLPNRRYMTIRLEETAAQAARKPEAGFTVMIADVDDFKAVNDKFGHAAGDRVLQAVAHALELALREYDMCARWGGEEFLLLFPACESANAPLVAERLRLAVAAAPRISEEIPAPTISIGYTQHRTGENIDKTLLRADEALYKAKNAGRNCSIGM; encoded by the coding sequence ATGTCGCCACTTCACCTCAACGACAACCTGGAAGAACAGATCGAAGCCCTGCTCACCGCCGACACTCCTGTGGATGGGTGGAAAGAACCGCTACGCGAGCTTTTTCAGCGCTATATGGATCAGCAGCGCCTGCTGGACCGGCTGACCCACATCGCGGACCGCTTCCAGGCCGCCGAACGCGAACGCAGCCAAGGTTATCTGGTCAATTACGAAAAAAAGGTGCGTCAGCTGGAAAAGATCGTGCGCATCAGCGACCAGTACCAGACCATGCTGCATCAGCTTAAGGAACGCCTAGAGCACGCCTCCAACTACGATTCCCTGACCAATCTGCCCAACCGCCGCTACATGACCATTCGTCTCGAAGAGACCGCGGCCCAGGCTGCGCGAAAGCCCGAAGCCGGTTTCACGGTCATGATCGCGGACGTTGATGACTTCAAGGCCGTGAACGACAAGTTCGGGCATGCCGCCGGTGACAGGGTCCTGCAGGCCGTGGCCCACGCGCTGGAACTCGCGCTGCGGGAATACGACATGTGCGCGCGCTGGGGCGGCGAGGAATTCCTGCTCCTTTTCCCGGCCTGCGAAAGCGCGAACGCTCCGCTCGTGGCGGAACGCCTGCGCCTCGCCGTGGCCGCGGCGCCCCGCATCAGCGAAGAAATCCCCGCGCCGACGATAAGCATCGGCTATACGCAACACCGCACCGGAGAAAACATCGACAAGACCCTGCTGCGCGCCGACGAAGCTCTCTACAAGGCCAAAAATGCCGGACGGAACTGCTCGATCGGCATGTGA
- the siaC gene encoding biofilm regulation phosphoprotein SiaC, whose protein sequence is MNDLELAQTPSTPAVRMDHKVGRVFMAGDSYPENPFEFFQPIIDWIDTFLKETSRPLSFDLELVYLNTSSIRAMMDIFDRLEEAHQSGRQVNVLWSYDPDNERVGELAEEFKEDCTFPFTIAPRS, encoded by the coding sequence ATGAACGATCTTGAACTCGCGCAAACACCCAGCACCCCCGCAGTGCGCATGGACCATAAAGTGGGCCGCGTCTTCATGGCCGGAGACTCCTACCCGGAAAATCCCTTCGAGTTTTTCCAGCCCATCATCGACTGGATCGACACCTTTCTGAAGGAGACCTCGCGCCCCCTATCCTTCGACCTGGAGCTCGTCTACCTGAACACGAGCAGCATCCGGGCCATGATGGACATCTTCGACCGGCTGGAGGAAGCCCATCAGAGCGGACGCCAGGTCAACGTGCTCTGGAGCTACGACCCCGACAACGAGCGCGTCGGAGAACTGGCCGAGGAGTTCAAGGAAGACTGCACATTTCCCTTCACTATCGCCCCGAGGTCATGA